The stretch of DNA ATCCCCCGCTCGACCAGCAGGTTCGCGACCTGGTTGGCCGCACCGTTGACCTGCGCGTAGTTCAGCCGCGTGTCACCGAAGACAATGGCGGTGCGCTCGGGGTACTTGGCGGTCGTGTCGTCGAGGATCGCGGCGAGATTGGTCACGGTGCCTTCTTTCGGGGGGTGTGTCCTCAGTTACATCGACACTGTAATCGAGGCCCGGACCGCCACCGACACCCTGTCCATCACCTCACCAGCTCAGCCCGGTGAGCCTCTCGTAGGCCTCGATGTAGCGCTCGCGGGTGCGCTCGACGATCTCGTCGGGCAGCCGCGGCGGCGGAGTGTCCGACGCCCGGTCCCAGCCCGACTCGGCCGACGTCAGCCAGTCGCGGACGAACTGCTTGTCATAGCTGGGCTGGGCCTGCCCGGGCACGTACCGGTCGGCGGGCCAGAAGCGCGACGAGTCGGGCGTCAGCACCTCGTCGGCCAGGACGATGGTGCCGTCCGGGCGGGCGCCGAACTCGAGCTTCGTGTCGGCCAGGATGATGCCGCGCTCGCGGGCGATCTCCTCGGCACGGCCGTAGACCGCCAGGGTGAGGTCGCGCAGTCGCTCGGCCATCTCGGCGCCGACGGTCGCCACGATCGCCTCGAACGAGACGTTCTCGTCGTGCTCGCCGAGGTCGGCCTTCGTGGCGGGGGTGAAGATCGGCTCGTCCAGCCGCGAGCCGTCGACGAGGCCGTCGGGCAGCGGGATGCCGCACACGGCGCCCGTCTCGCGGTAGTCGATCAGGCCGGAGCCGGTGAGGTAGCCGCGGGCGACGCACTCCACCGGGAACATGTCGAGCCGCTCGACGACCAGCGCCCGCCCCGCGACCTCGGGCGGCACGTCGGTGCTGACGACATGGTGCGGCACGAGGTCTTCCAACTGGTCGAACCACCACAGGCTCATCCGGGTGAGGATCTCGCCCTTGTCGGGGATCCCCGGCTCGAGGATGAAGTCGTAGGCGCTCACCCGGTCGGAGGCGACCATCAGCAGGTGGTCGCCGTACGTGTACAGGTCGCGCACCTTGCCCGAGTGCAGGTGGGTGGCTCCGGGGATCTCCAGCGGCATGGCATCAGGCTAGTGGCCTGCCCAGCCGCGCGTTTCCGTGGCAGGCTGTGCCGGTGCCATCGACCCGGACCATGACCACGACCCTGCTGGTGTCGGCCCTCGTCGTCTACAGCGCACAGGGGATGCTCGTCCCGGTCCTGGCACCCGTCACACGCCTCGTCGGGCTCGGCGAGGTCGATCTCGGCGCGGTCATGACGCTGTCGGCGGCGATGCTCGTGGTCGCCGGGCCGTGGTGGGGCCGCGAGGTCGACCGCATCGGCGTGCACGCCGTGCTGGTCCGCGGGCTGCTGATCGCCACCGTGGGTGCCACGGGGTTCGCCGTGATGACCGAGCTCGCGGCACGGGAGGAGCTGCCCCGTTGGGTCGTCCTCGGGGCGTTCGCACTGACGCGGGGGGTGCTCTACGGGCTGGGCTTCGCGGCCGTGCCGGTGGCGGCGCTGACGTACCTCGCCTCCACGAGCCAGGGCGCGATCGAGCGCACGAAGGCGATGGGCGCGTTCGGCGCGGTCCAGGGCATCTCTCTGGTGGTCGGGCCCGCGCTCGGCGGCCTCGCGGCGATCGGCGGACTGCTGCTGCCGGTGTACCTCGCGCCGGTGCTGGTCGGTGCCACCCTCGTCGCCGTCTGGCTCCTGCCGGTGCCCGAGCGGCAGGAGCGTCCGGAGCGCGAGCGACTCGGGTTCCGCGATCCTCGCGTGCTGCCGTTCCTCCTGGCCGGTGGCGCGCTGTTCCTCGGCCTGGCGCTCGTGGAGATCATCCTGGGCTTCCTCGTGCAGGACCGGCTCGGACTGTCGGACACCGCCACCGCACAGGTGGTCGCCGTCGCCGGCGTGCTGATCGGCATCGGGTTCGCGGTGACGCAGGCCTTCGTGGCACCGCGGGTGCCCGGCGGGCCCCGGGCGCTCATCGTGGTCGGCAGCCTGGTCGCGGCGGTCGGCTACGCCGGAGCCGTGTTCGCCTCCAGCACGGCCACCCTGCTCCCGGCGATGGTCGTCGTCGCGGCGGGGCTGGGGCTCGCGGTGCCCGGCTACAACGCCGGCGCCACCCTCGCGGTCGAGCCGAGTGAGCACGCCGCCGTCGCGGGACAGCTCTCCGCCACCGTCGGCCTCACCTACGTGGCCGGCCCGGTCATGGGCGCCGGGCTCTACGGGCTCAACGACGTGGCGCCGATCGTGGGCGCCGGGCTGCTGTCGGTCGTGGCAGCCGGATTGGCCTTCGCGCGGCTGCGACCCGTGGCACGATGACGCCATGGGCGTCGTTCATCCGGGTTCCGAGCTGAACCCCACCAAGGCCGAGCTGCTCGAGGCATGGCTGCCCCACCAGCCGTGGTGGCCGGCCGGCGCGTCGGTCCCGCCGTTCCAGTCGAACTTCCGCTTCGACGATCCCGAGGGCGAGGTGGGGATCGAGTCGTTCCTGCTCCCGGTCGGCGACGAGGTCGTGCACGTCCCGCTGACCTACCGCTCGGCCCCGCTCGAGGGCGCTGACCTCGTGGGCGAGATGGACCACTCGGTGCTCGGTCGCCGGTGGGTCTACGACGGCGCGACCGATCCCGTCTACGTCGCCGAGACGTCCGCCGTGATCCGTGAGGGCCGCGGCGAGGTCACGATGCTGATGCCCGACGGCAGTCGCATCTCGCGTCGCTCGGTCACCGCGTCGGTGCACGGCAGCGGCTCGGGCGACGGCACGCTCCACGTCGAGCGGATCGTGGACGCCCAGGCACCTGCTGAGGCAACCGGCCTCCTCACCGCGACGTGGGCGGAGCACCCCGGCCCCGTCGTACTGGCCTGGCTCGCCTGATCTCGATACACCTGCTCGTTCCTCGCAGGCACTCGATCACCGGCCGCCGGCGATCGAGCAGCCGGCGCCGGCCGCCGGCGATCGAGCAGCCGGCGCCGGCCGCCGGCGATCGAGTAGCTGGGGAGCGCAGCGAGCCGCGTATCGAGATCACGTGATCCCGGCGGCGAGGTCAGAGGATGGCGCCCGGCGCGTAGGCGGCGGCGTCGGGGTGGCGCTTCAGCACGGCGTCGACCTGCGACAGCACCGCGGAGACCTGGGAGACGGCGGCGCCCGTGAAGGCCAGCGGCTCGGCGACGAGGCGCTGGAGGTCCTCGGCCGTGAGGCCGAGACGGTCGTCGGCGGCCAACCGGTCGAGCAGGTCGTTGTCGGCGGTGCCCTGCTCGCGCATCTCGAGCGCGACCGCGACGGCGTGCTCCTTGATGGCCTCGTGGGCGGTCTCGCGACCGACGCCGTGCCGCACCGCCGCCATCAGGACCTTCGTGGTGGCCAGGAACGGCAGGTAGCGGTCGAGCTCGCGCTGGACCACGGCCGGGAACACCCCGAACTCGTCCAGCACGGTCAGGAACGTCTCGAACAGGCCGTCGGCGGCGTAGAACGCGTCCGGCAGAGCCACGCGGCGCACGACCGAGCACGACACGTCGCCCTCGTTCCACTGGTCGCCGGAGAGCTCGCCCACCATGGACGCGTAGCCCCGCAGCACCACCGCGAGACCGTTGACGCGCTCGCACGAGCGGGTGTTCATCTTGTGGGGCATCGCCGACGAGCCGACCTGGCCGGGCTTGAAGCCCTCCGTGACCAGCTCGTTGCCCGCCATGAGGCGCACCGTGAGCGCCAGGCTCGACGGCGCGGCGACCAGCTGGACCAGCGCGCTGACGGCGTCGAAGTCGAGGGACCGTGGGTAGACCTGACCGACGCTCGTGAACGTGCGCTCGAAGCCCAGGTGCGCCGCGACGCGCTGCTCGAGGTCGGCGAGCTTCGCCTCGTCGCCACCGAGGAGGTCGAGCATGTCCTGGCCGGTGCCGACCGGGCCCTTGATCCCGCGCAGCGGGTACCGGGCGATCAGCTGCTCGACGCGCTCGATGCCGACGAGCAGCTCGTCGGCGGTGGTCGCGAAGCGCTTGCCCATCGTGGTGGCCTGCGCGGCGACGTTGTGGCTGCGTCCGGCCATCACCAGTTCGGCGTGCTCACCGGCCAGCCGGCCCAGGCGCGCCAGCGCGGCGACGGCTCGGTCGCGCACCAGCGCCAGCGAGGCGCGGACCTGGAGCTGCTCCACGTTCTCGGTCAGGTCGCGCGAGGTCATGCCCTTGTGGATGTGCTCGCTCCCGGCGAGGGCGGCGAACTCCTCGATGCGGGCCTTCACGTCGTGGCGGGTCACGCGCTCGCGCGCGGCGATCGACTCGAGGTCGACCTGGTCGACGACCGCCTCGTGCGCCTCGATGACGCCGTCGGGGGTCTCGACGCCGAGGTCGCGCTGGGCCTTCAGGACCGCGATCCACAGCTGGCGCTCGAGGACGATCTTGTGCTCGGGCGACCAGATGCGTGCCAGCTCGGCGGACGCGTAACGGGAGGCGAGGACGTTCGGAGTGGTCACCCGCCCATTGTCGCAGTTCAGCCTGCGGCGCCGGAGAGCAGGACGCGGCCGTCGTCGTCCAGGACCCGCCCCTGGCGCTTGACGCTGCGGACGATCGTGGCCCGGTCGAGCACCTGCCACCCCGGCACCTGCGCTGCGGCGGCGGCCTCGAAGTCGACGAGGTCCCCGAGGGCGCCGAACCGCGCGACGAGGGCGAGGTTGCCCGGGGCCACCACGGCGGCGCAGCGCACGACGCACGGGAACTCGCTCATCACGGGGCCGACGGCCCGCGGATCGTCGGCCCGGACCTCCAGCATCACGGCGCGGCCCGCGCCACCGGCCGAGGCCACCACGTCGCAGCCGAGGCGGATCGCGCGCGAGCGCAGCGCCCGGTCGAGCAGGCGGCGTGCCGTCGGCTCGGGGCGGTCGAGCCGGCGGGCGATGTCCGCGACGCTCATCCGCGGCTCCTCGACCAGGGCCTCGGTGAGTTGCTGGAGGACGTCGTCGTCCGGAGCGGACACGGGGCCGTCGCTGCGCCGGTCGAGCGCGAGCTCCTGATCGGCGTCCAATGCGCCGAGGCGCCACTGCGCGTCCTCACGGTGAACCGTGGCGATGAAGAAGACGCGCGTCATGAAGACGTCGGGATCCGAGCCCACGAGGGTGTCGACGCGCTCACGCATGGCGCCGAGTCCGCGGCCGACCAGCACCACGGCGATGTCGTCCTCGCCGGCCAGCAGGTCGACCGCGTAGACCTCCTCCTCGGCGGCGATCCTCTCGGCGACCCGCACCTCCGAGCCGGGACGGACCTTCAGCTTCAGGACGACGGCGTCGCGGTCGGCCGCCAGCTGCTCCGCGCTCGGGCGGACCACGAACCAGGCGAGACGCTCGGCGACCAGGCGGTCCCACCGGCGGGCAGCAGTGGCCGGGTCGACGCCGATCGTGCGACCGATCGCGCTCCACGGCGCGCGCGGCGCCACCTGGAGGGCATGGACCAGGGCGAGGTCGATCTCAGGCAGCTCGGGAAGGCCCTGCCACGACGCGTACATGACTCCAGAGTATGGGTTGACGGTTTCACGCCGCATCTCGGTGGCGGATCGTCGCCATGATCAACATCACGCTGACGGAACCGGGCAATGCGTGCGTCCCGTCATTCCGGGAGATGCGCCGCGATGTCCCGCCGGTGGTGGGCCCCGCGGATCCGGACCAGATCGACCCCGGCGTACGCGCGACGTCGCGCCTCGTCGAGATCGGCACCCACGGCGGTGACCGACAGGACGCGTCCACCCGCCGTCACGAGGTTGCCGTCCTCGTCGATCTTGGTCCCCGCGTGGATCACGTCGACGCCCTCGAGCGCGTCGGCCTCGTCGACGCCGTCGATGCGGTCGCCCGTGACCGGCGACTCCGGGTAGTGCTCCGACGCGATGACCACCGTGACGGCCGAGCCGTCGTGCCACTGCGGCAGGCCGACCTCGGCGAGCGTGCCGGTGGCCGCGCCGTGCAGCAGCGCCGACAGGGGCGTCCTGAGCAGCGACAGCAGGGCCTGGGTCTCGGGGTCGCCGAAGCGCGCGTTGAACTCGACCACGCGCGTGCCCCGGCTGGTGAGGGCCAGGCCTGCGTAGAGCAGACCCTGGAAGGGGGTGCCGCGCGCGGCCATCTCCTTGACGGTGGGCAGCAGGACGCGCTGGGTCACGTCGCTCACGAGGTCGTCGGGCGCCCATGCGAGCGGCGTGTACGCCCCCATGCCGCCGGTGTTGGGCCCTTCGTCGCCGTCGAGGGCGCGCTTGAAGTCCTGGGCCGGCTGCAGCGGCAGCACCGTCGAGCCGTCGGTGATCGCGAACAGCGAGACCTCCGGACCGTCGAGGTACTCCTCGATCACGACGCGGGCGCAGGAGACGCCGTGGTCGAACGCGACCTGGCGGTCCTCGGTGACGACGACGCCCTTGCCGGCGGCGAGCGCGTCGTCCTTGACGACGTAGGGCGGGCCGAAGGTGTCGAGCGCGTCGGCCACCTGCTCAGGGGTCTCGCAGACCCGGGCCATGGCGGTGGGGACGTCGGCGGCGGCCATGACCTGCTTCGCGAACGCCTTCGAGCCCTCGAGCTGGGCCGCCTCGGCAGTGGGGCCGAAGCAGGCGATGCCGGCCTCCCGAACGGCGTCGGCGACGCCGGCCACCAAGGGCGCCTCGGGGCCGACGACGACCAGGCCGGCACCGATCCTCGTGGCGAGGTCGGCCACGGCCGCGCCGTCCAGTGGGTCGACCGGGTGCAGCGTGGCGACGGCCGCCATGCCCGGGTTGCCCGGGGCGGCGTGGACCTCGGTGACCTGGGAGTCACGGGAGAGGGCCAGGGACAGGGCGTGCTCGCGGCCGCCGGTGCCGATGACGAGAACCTTCACCCGTCGAGCCTAGCGGCGCCCGGCGCCGGCACCGATCACGACGGGGCGTCGGCGGAGCCGGCGGCGACCTCGCGAGCGAGCGCCACGAGGCCGTCCCACGGACGCGGCCCGTCGGTGCCGGTCAGGAACGAGGCCCACGTGAGGGGCTGCTCGACCGGGAGCGTGAGCTCGTCGAAGGCGCGGGTCCAGCCGGCCAGCAGCCGCTCGTCGTAGCGGCCGGAGGCCAGCAGGAACGAGGTGACCGCCGAGACGGTGCCGCGACGGTCCTCGTCGTCCTCGCGCAGCAGCTCGGCGAGGTCGGCGCCGAACCCTTCGGCGTCGAACTCGGGCCACGAGGCGGCCGCGTGCAGCCCGTCGCGCAGCAGGTCGGGCAGGCGGTCCCAGTCGGTGAGGTCCTCGCGGTGGGGTCCGAACGCGATCGTGGCCAGCGCCGCGACGACGCCGTGGGCCCCGATGGCCGCGAAGAAGCCCGCCATCGCCTCGGGGCGCCGGTGCTGCCGCTCCAGCACCCGCATGAGGCGGGTGAAGCGCGCCGCCTGCTGCCGCGAGACGAGATCGGAGGGCGGGAGGACGTCAGTCATCGGCCACCTGGGACCTGCGGCCCGTGACGACGTCGCCCAGCGCCGCGACGACCTCCTCGAGGGTGAGCGGGACGAGCGAGACCTCGACCTCCTCGTTGCCGGTGCGGGGCGCGTGCTCGACGCGGTACCAGCCCTGGGCGCCCGCGTCGACGACGGTGACGGAGGCGTCGACGTCGCGCTCGGCCCAGTTGCCCGTCGCGCGCCAGGCCAGGCGCCACCCCTCGAGGATCGGATCGAGCGCCGCGTCACCGCTCGGGTCGACGCCGTCGAGCGTCATGGCCGCGTCGATGACCGTGGTGTTCGTGCCCACGGTGTCGCGGTCGTCGACGACCTCGCGGTCGAAGATCGCCAGCCACTGGCGCAGCTGGTCACGCAGCAGGCCGAGCTCGGTGGCCGTCACGACGACCGCGCCCTCGGCGTCGGGCGTGCTGGTGGTGGCGCGGCCGTCGGGCATCCAGCCGATGAACAGGGGCTTCAGGGTGGCGCCGTCGAAGCGCTCGACGACGATGCTGCGTGCCGGGCCCACCGCGACCTCGACCAGGCTCGCGGCCGTGGGATGGACGCCCGTGGAGGTCACGAGTCCCTCCTGGCGCAGGCGGGTGGGCGCGTCGCCCGGGCTGATCCGGCCCGCATGGACCTCGGCGAGCTTGATCAGGTCGTCGTAGCCGACGGTCAGCTGCAGGAAGGTCTCGTCGAGTTTCGGCACGGTGGCTCCAGCGTTCGCAGGGGTGTCGTTCATGTCGTGATCAGTCCCAGAAGGTGAGCGTGTCGCCGACGTCGGACCAGGTGTCGCCGTCGGTGACGGTGTCCCAGGCGTTCGAGGCCGTCTCGCTGATCTCGTCCCAGTGGTCGACGACCTCGGCCCCCGCCCAGACCAGGCCGGTGGTCACGGCGATGGCGCCGGTGACCGGGTTCGGTGCGATCAGGAACGCGGTCGTGGAGGCGCTGAAGGCGGTCTCGGCGACGTCGGCGACGTAGCCGGCACCCTCGCGCTCGAACGCGTCGATCGGGTTGCCCTGCTGGATGAGGTTGTTGACCCCGACGGCGGTGCTGTAGACGCCGCCGACGATGCCCAGGCCGCGCATGAGGCCCAGTCCGCCGGGATTGCGCGCGAGCGGGTCGGCCCAGCCCGCGGTGGGGAACCGAGTGCCCGGTCCGGCCCACTTCGGCAGCTTGTTGAGCAGCGCGGTGGGCGGCGCGGCGTGCCGGCCGCCACCGGAGAGCATCCAGCGGGCCCACTCGCCGGTGCGCCCGCCGGCGTTCGCCATGCGGGTCAGCATCTGGCGGCCGACGAGGCCGGTCTGGAAGATCGGCGCGACGCCCGTGGCCATCTTCTTCATCTTGCCCAGCGCCGCGGCGATCGAGATGAGCGGGAAGTCGTCGTCGTTGCCGAAGATGTTGCCGAACTCGGCTCCGAGGTACTCGCCCAGCAGGTCGTTGAGGGTGTCGTTGATGGCGCCGAGCGACATCGAGACCTTGCCCTCACCCGACTCGTCGAGCAGCAGCGCGATGTCGGCGAGCCCGTTGAGCTTCTCGGCGGCGTCGTCCAGGAACGTCGCCTTGGCCTCGA from Aeromicrobium phoceense encodes:
- a CDS encoding MFS transporter gives rise to the protein MTTTLLVSALVVYSAQGMLVPVLAPVTRLVGLGEVDLGAVMTLSAAMLVVAGPWWGREVDRIGVHAVLVRGLLIATVGATGFAVMTELAAREELPRWVVLGAFALTRGVLYGLGFAAVPVAALTYLASTSQGAIERTKAMGAFGAVQGISLVVGPALGGLAAIGGLLLPVYLAPVLVGATLVAVWLLPVPERQERPERERLGFRDPRVLPFLLAGGALFLGLALVEIILGFLVQDRLGLSDTATAQVVAVAGVLIGIGFAVTQAFVAPRVPGGPRALIVVGSLVAAVGYAGAVFASSTATLLPAMVVVAAGLGLAVPGYNAGATLAVEPSEHAAVAGQLSATVGLTYVAGPVMGAGLYGLNDVAPIVGAGLLSVVAAGLAFARLRPVAR
- a CDS encoding maltokinase N-terminal cap-like domain-containing protein, whose product is MGVVHPGSELNPTKAELLEAWLPHQPWWPAGASVPPFQSNFRFDDPEGEVGIESFLLPVGDEVVHVPLTYRSAPLEGADLVGEMDHSVLGRRWVYDGATDPVYVAETSAVIREGRGEVTMLMPDGSRISRRSVTASVHGSGSGDGTLHVERIVDAQAPAEATGLLTATWAEHPGPVVLAWLA
- a CDS encoding phosphoribosylaminoimidazolesuccinocarboxamide synthase — translated: MPLEIPGATHLHSGKVRDLYTYGDHLLMVASDRVSAYDFILEPGIPDKGEILTRMSLWWFDQLEDLVPHHVVSTDVPPEVAGRALVVERLDMFPVECVARGYLTGSGLIDYRETGAVCGIPLPDGLVDGSRLDEPIFTPATKADLGEHDENVSFEAIVATVGAEMAERLRDLTLAVYGRAEEIARERGIILADTKLEFGARPDGTIVLADEVLTPDSSRFWPADRYVPGQAQPSYDKQFVRDWLTSAESGWDRASDTPPPRLPDEIVERTRERYIEAYERLTGLSW
- the purB gene encoding adenylosuccinate lyase gives rise to the protein MTTPNVLASRYASAELARIWSPEHKIVLERQLWIAVLKAQRDLGVETPDGVIEAHEAVVDQVDLESIAARERVTRHDVKARIEEFAALAGSEHIHKGMTSRDLTENVEQLQVRASLALVRDRAVAALARLGRLAGEHAELVMAGRSHNVAAQATTMGKRFATTADELLVGIERVEQLIARYPLRGIKGPVGTGQDMLDLLGGDEAKLADLEQRVAAHLGFERTFTSVGQVYPRSLDFDAVSALVQLVAAPSSLALTVRLMAGNELVTEGFKPGQVGSSAMPHKMNTRSCERVNGLAVVLRGYASMVGELSGDQWNEGDVSCSVVRRVALPDAFYAADGLFETFLTVLDEFGVFPAVVQRELDRYLPFLATTKVLMAAVRHGVGRETAHEAIKEHAVAVALEMREQGTADNDLLDRLAADDRLGLTAEDLQRLVAEPLAFTGAAVSQVSAVLSQVDAVLKRHPDAAAYAPGAIL
- a CDS encoding Lrp/AsnC family transcriptional regulator; amino-acid sequence: MYASWQGLPELPEIDLALVHALQVAPRAPWSAIGRTIGVDPATAARRWDRLVAERLAWFVVRPSAEQLAADRDAVVLKLKVRPGSEVRVAERIAAEEEVYAVDLLAGEDDIAVVLVGRGLGAMRERVDTLVGSDPDVFMTRVFFIATVHREDAQWRLGALDADQELALDRRSDGPVSAPDDDVLQQLTEALVEEPRMSVADIARRLDRPEPTARRLLDRALRSRAIRLGCDVVASAGGAGRAVMLEVRADDPRAVGPVMSEFPCVVRCAAVVAPGNLALVARFGALGDLVDFEAAAAAQVPGWQVLDRATIVRSVKRQGRVLDDDGRVLLSGAAG
- the purD gene encoding phosphoribosylamine--glycine ligase, which encodes MKVLVIGTGGREHALSLALSRDSQVTEVHAAPGNPGMAAVATLHPVDPLDGAAVADLATRIGAGLVVVGPEAPLVAGVADAVREAGIACFGPTAEAAQLEGSKAFAKQVMAAADVPTAMARVCETPEQVADALDTFGPPYVVKDDALAAGKGVVVTEDRQVAFDHGVSCARVVIEEYLDGPEVSLFAITDGSTVLPLQPAQDFKRALDGDEGPNTGGMGAYTPLAWAPDDLVSDVTQRVLLPTVKEMAARGTPFQGLLYAGLALTSRGTRVVEFNARFGDPETQALLSLLRTPLSALLHGAATGTLAEVGLPQWHDGSAVTVVIASEHYPESPVTGDRIDGVDEADALEGVDVIHAGTKIDEDGNLVTAGGRVLSVTAVGADLDEARRRAYAGVDLVRIRGAHHRRDIAAHLPE